The Biomphalaria glabrata chromosome 7, xgBioGlab47.1, whole genome shotgun sequence region AATCGCATTTATTTGCGCTAGTTAGatgccaattttttttaaaataagttttctaTCACAAATTAAAAGCCTTATGCACGGACCTATATAGATttgttttccagtctaggtataatatatgcgctggtcaaaaaaagaaaacaaaaagggtattccagagagcgaaagagagagagagagagagagagagagagtgagagagatagagagagagagagagagagagaaagagggaaagagagagcggACCGTACAATTGCATTATAATAGATACATtattcacgggctaaaaattGGTATGTTAGGTTGGTCGTTACAAAGGGCtcattataaataatataaaaaaacataaagaaaagaaTATGGTGTTCTGGCCATAATTAACAATATAAAGCCAGGGAACATATCAACGGGCCTAGTCGGTGTTACCTACGAATATATCACAACTTACGAACTCACATTcacttatcccttagtctgttggatcgttggggcaTCACACCAGATCTgttaaccgtctttctccattcctctcttttaCCTTGAGTGGAATTTCTTTCAATGGAAGGACTGTCTTCCCACCGCTCTGTACGTCCTGGCACCATTCCCCGAGAGCTCCAAGGACTTTGTGACATGGCCATAGAGTTCCAGTTtgtgacagtagttagcaggtcttGGTGACGTCCAATCGCTCTACCAATCCCGTGGTTAATCTCCTCGTTTGTGTAGGACACTTAGAATGTTCCTTGTCACATCTCAATACCATCCTCCTCCCCTTTCAGCTCTGTGGCGtccaatacccccccccccgcaagcACACAAAGAACGCGGCCACGACCAGGAGGCGCACTAGTTTGACTTCAGTGTCGAGGGCTACCCCTCCGTTTTTTCATACTGCTTCGAGTCCAGCAAGCGCCACTTTGGACCGCGCAACTCCTTACGAATTACTctatgacaaaaaaacaacaaaaactgaTAGATTATCAAAAGTAGTTccaacagaaaattaaaaaaaaattaaaatgcctGGTGAATGCAAAGAGTGGGTTATGAGCACTACAGGAAGGGGGTTAAGAGTCCATACACTTACACATGTTCAATATATTTACATAGCTGAGAGTCGTTTCTAGCGGATGGTCTTGAGACTCACCCCCCCTCACCCCGTGAAAAACAAGGTATCGCTGTGTTCAGGGCCGCCGAGAGGGTTGTGGccacccctcttttttttttttctagaaaaataattcattagactgagctggacactgtgCCAAAAGCGGCCTTTGACTTGAATCCATATTTGTAGATCATTCCTTTCATATTCGCACTGTTGTTATATCCCTCATGCCctctaaaatgtttcattttcaattttaactttgattttttttctcatacgAAGTTACATAGTCCCTCCCCAGTTGTCTCAGTAATTGGTGAGACCCCAGCAACTGTTCATGTATTTCAACAGGAGGTTATAAGGATATAAAGACATTTAGATACGGAAAGTAAAGAGAacaacaatgaaaacaaaacaaacaaaaacaaaacaaacaaaaacaaaacaacaaaaaaaaacactgtttaatattttttaaacatttttttagtaaGTTGTatcaaaacatcaacaaaacaaaattaatttcgaTTGAACTTTAAGTGTCTTATTAAAGCAACAGcttgaaggcgcggtggctgagtggtaaaggtcttggcttccaaaccgagggtcctggtgaatactgggattttatatttcgggatctttaggatGCCTCTGAGTCAACACAGCTTCAATGGGtattgagtccacccaactctaatgggtacctgacttgagttggggaaagtaaaagcggttggtcgttgtgctggccacatgacaccctgcacgttaaccgttggccatagaaacagacgaCCATAACATTATCTGCCCATGGATCGTAAgttctgaaaaggaaactttactttctacagtagttacgctgaggtgatcaattgtagtcaaactaaatgtccatttgtttggaccaattaAAAATTATCTGATCGTATCTTATCTAGTATCTAAGCACTAATAGGGTCATATAATTGTCTTCTGATGCCTTATGATAATGATGTTCATGTCATCGCATCTTTATAGGGAAAGCCTCAATAACCAAATAGctcaggttttttttaaatatcctgACAGTCAAAGAATCTTTATAATGATAGTGTCCAACAGTAACATTTGAGTATCATTACAATGTAAACCAAATTATTATGTTTTGATTgtaaaactatatggagagctccctgatttggaaaccactgcgcagttcatctcatgtattggtctagtcatatgaacactccaacataacaatgagaacgatgaagatgaagaagaagattgTATTCTACATTTACATCATTAAGAGGACAAcagatgttttaaaaatgatgtaatgtattttgtatttatagatATTCTAACCTGTTCAACCATTTACCACACAGaccttttatttatatttctacaAATTACCTAAACTGTCATAAACGTAACaaatctataaaataattttccCCCTGTTGCTGATATATTCTGtcatttaaaacttaaaaaaaaagaatatagttTTCTTACGGAAACACTTGATAGAAAAGCAAGCTGTTGCtctttctttcagaccttgcgataatGTAAAGATTATTCGTTTCTGTgctcaccgagattcgaacacaggacctcaggttcagaagccgagcgtttaaccactcagccaccacgccccctaACTactgtaataaatatattatataatataaatgcgAATGCGAACAACATtgacacacgaaacacatacacactcacaaccagcgctttatgaattagacttctttGTACTgttcgatgacgacagctgatcttgtaacactctgaccgaaaatgtgataaaggagttttacaatctttctgttttagtcctaatgaaATGGAGACGCCCACTTCaatcagatctgatgtaacagtggtttgatgggtgcaggttgtctttaagaatcgtgtgtgttttggaaaggcatctttcttgGCATCTtgaagagatggtagctgtacttgagtgatatacgatgctttttagTTCGTCTATTTAatctatgtctttgtgccagtgaagtattaccataccagcaggtgacgccaaagttaattagactgctgttggttgctgtgtagaaaagtttaattattgttttgtcgattttaaattttcttagctttctaaAATAGAATAGTGGTTGATGAATATTGGTGTAAAgtttttgacagtgttcactaCATTTTAGTTTGTTGTTCATGGTTGCAGCCTACCtaggtatttatattcttgcacttggtctacagttttattgtttatatgATTTTCTGCAAGATGgcctttatgtttcctaaactctattatcatttctttagttttctgaaaatttaaattagaaaattgtCTATAAACCATTGGTACAATGTATTAATTGTTAAATGGTATAGAATTTGATCACCTGCAATAAGGCCGATGATTGCTGTGTCGACAGCAATTTTTATGATGTGAGTGTCAGCTGATTGGTTCTAAAAGTCTGAATGTCATTGGTGTAGATGGTATACAATACTGGTGACAGGACGCACCTCTGCGGCGCTCCAGTGCTAAGCTCTCTCGTGCCTGACACATGCCCGTTCAATTTTACATATTGTGGGTGTTTGACAAGAAAGTTTAAAATCCAAGCTTGTATGTTTTCGCTAACGTTCAAGTCAGATAGTTTTTATATTATGCGATGTGGTTGGATGGTGTTGACTGCGGATGAAAGTCAACGAATAATAATACTCTGGCGTAGTGTCTCTGAGCATCAAGATGATAGTATATAGACGATTCAGCATGAATAGTATTGCATCTTCTGTACTTCTTGACGGTTTATAAGCAAACCATTGCGGGTCAAGACGTGTATCGACTTCTTCCAGTAGATGCTTTAGAACCATACTATCTTAAAGGAAGTATATGGACCCATCAATACTTAGATACTATCTTAACAAAACTAAATGATCCCATATGACCCCACCTATATAAACGGAACCATATGAACCTATCGGTGCTTAGATACTATCTTAAAGAACTATATGACTCTATTAGTGCTTAGATACTATCTTAACGGAACTGTATGACCCCCATCAGTGCTTAGAAACTATCTTAAATCTTAATGAAACTATATGACCCCATTCgtgcttatatttttttttctaatcagaACTCTAAGACCCCATCAGTTGCTGATATTCGATCTCTATGAAACATTTCTTGGCACACAATTGATCACAATAACATTCTGGACGGAAAGTGGAGACCTTTTTAAGATGAAACAGTTCAGGAAATAGTGGAGATATTTGTACGTTCAACTAAAGTAATGGAGGATAGAGTATACAAATAGTTGATATTTGTACATTCAACTAAAGTAATGGAGGATAGAGTATACAAATAGTGGATATTTGTACATTCAACTAAAGTAATGGAGGATAGAGTATACAAATAGTGGATATTTGTACATTCAACTAAAGTAATGGAGGATAGAGTATACAAATAGTTGATATTTTGTACGTTCAACTAAAGTAATGGAGGATAGAGTATACAAATAGTTGATATTTTGTACGTTCAACTAAAGTAATGGAGTATAGAGTATACAAATAGTTGATATTTTGTACGTTCAACTAAAGTAATGAAGGATAGAGTATACAAATAGTGGATATTTGTACATTCAACTAAAGTAATGGAGGATAGAGTATACAAATAGTGGATATTTTGTACGTTCAACTAAAGTAATGGAGGATAGAGAGTACAAGCCTTACCTtagtttataaattacagaagcTATTTCAGaagaaaagataattatgtcctatgcgTATGCATGTCTCAATATAATCATGCATTTTAATAAGTGAATTAAACTATACTAAGTATTTGGTTTTCGtgtctgactcaggcaaccatTTCCATGCTTTAATGTCACTAGGTACGAAGGAGAtcttgtacaaatgtgtcctaccatatggaataagaaatatgcttTTGGGCTTGTATAATGTCATAGTGCCGTAATCCAGAACTTGTCTGACATTCCTTTTCCCGATTTCACATTATGTGTATGTCTGGCATTACGCTTCGAATTTCATATGCTTTTAAGACTCGCTCTTAAAGTCTATAGTTTTAGGGCTGCATTAAGGGGTTAATTTCTCTTCATGATCAGCATCTTTAAAGTCAATCTATGACCGCCTGTAGGTTATTGTGATGGCTGACAGGTCTTGAGGTAGGTAGTATATATGTTACAGACCATCGTCACGATGGTACCGGGTTCGAACCGTGCTCGCTGTTATCCCCCCTTTCCGTGTTACACGAGGTTTGAGCTAGGACGAAACGTCTCAAACTTACAAGCCTTGTTATATATGTTCTATAACATACATAATACAAACATCTTTTTATATTTCAGACGTCTCTAGGAATACCTCTAGTTATATCGCAGATGTCTTTGTTAATACATCTTGTTATATCACAGAATTCTATAAGAATGCATCTTGCTCTATTACAGACGTCTTTAAAACGCCTCTTGTTATAGCGCAGACGTCTCTGTGCAAGTATCTTGTTTTTTTGAGACGTCTCTGTAAAAACTCTTCGTTCGAATGGAAGCCGTTTCTGTACAGCTCGTTAACATACCCACGTTTTTACCATCAGGATGTTTCactattaaacaatttgaaaacGTCAAACCAGTCCGCAGGCACTAGACGAAACATGGATGGGTTCTTGTAATACAGTAACATATAGGCCGTCTGGTCATCGTCCACTATTCCAGAGCTCATCCACTCTTCAACTAGTTGCACTTGCAAGGCATAGAGAGCTGACAAAATCTTGCTGCCACCTGCAAAGAAACCACCAGGCATGGCATTGACACTAAGTTTGTGAAGAATGTTTTGCTTCTCTTCAAGGTTCTTCACACCAGGGGTTCTCTCCAAAAATGTTGCCCGATCCGCGAATTCAAATAGATTTTTAGGAAACCAGAGTCTGTTTTTTGGATAGATGTCCTCTCCATGGCCATAGCCTCCGTCTAACCAGATAAAGAAATTTGTTTGGAATGGATTTTCAGTAATGGttctgaaaaatataaacaggCAAATAGTTAATAATTTGATAGTTTAAGGAAgacaatttgtgtgtgtgtgtgtgtgtctgagtgaGTGagtgggagaaagagagagagagagagagagagagagaaacagtgatAAAGACAAAGTAAGAGATATAAagccacagagagagagagagagagagggaaaaaggGAAAAATACATAgagacatatacatatacatacacacacatatatatacagagagagagaaagagagagacagacagagtgggagAACGACAGAGACATGATTTTGAAATTAAGCCTAAAACTTTCTAACTATTATTCTGTTGACACATTCAACTCCACTTAACATTTTGTAACGAGCGTACAACGTGTTTATGTGTGCATGTCAAAACAAAGGCACAGCTGGAAAACTCTGACATAGAGAGCAGCAAATAGTCTACATGCAaattaacaacaaaaagaaaaaccaccATCGTTAAAACAAGGAGACTGCGAATTTAAATCAACAACAACCTAAATATGTGGGTCAGGGCATGGTTTTCGTAACTACAAACTCTAaggcttttttttccttcttagtTTCTCAAAAACATTAAGTATATGAATGAAAGGATAAATGGAATGGAAGGATGAATGGATTGGAAGGATGAATGGATTGGAAGGATGAATGGATTGGAAGAATTAATTTAAGGACGAATGGAGTAGAAGGATAAATGGAATGGATAGATGAATTGAATTGACTGGAAGGATAAATGAAATGGAATGATGAATGGAATGGAAGGATATATGGAATGGAATGATGAATGGAATGGAAAATGAATGGAATGAAAGGATGAATGAAATGGAAGGATGAATGGAAGCATGAATGGAATGTAAGGatgaatgaaatgaaagttTAAATGGAATGGAAGGAAGAATGAAATGTAAGGATGAATGGAATGGATTGATGAATGGGATTAAAGGGTGAATGGAAGCATGAATGGAATGGAAGGATGAATGGAATGGAAGTTTGAATGGAAGGATGAATTGATAGATAAAAGGCTTTGTTGTAGCTCTTTgagttgagaaaaaaaagtcaaactctttttacatttgaagatcagtaaaaaaatacaatagtcAATTGACCCATTGTAATCATCACCTGTTGATGAGATACAGCTTAGACAACTGGAGAATGTCGTATTCCGGAACGTAAGACTCACAAAGCTTCTTGGCCACGAGTTcgttgtttttcttgtattcCGGACTGTTCATGATCTCTGCCATTCTGTCTTTATATCTGGTAAATATAAAAACAGCTTCATATATTTAGATATTCGTAAAACTAATAGTGCCTTCTAGTTCATAACTAGCTTGAATAAAATTTGTGATAAATATTCTTGTTTTTAGTGAGATTttaaccatgggcgtagccaggattttttttcggggagggttttgggggggggggatccctccccccctcccccccccgcggaaaaaaaatatatatgtgtgtgtgtgtacataattattctttattacattctgaccctttcggaagacgtttattgtttattgtagactccccgcccttgctggcaagggggtctgggggagttcgcagcgctcccccagcgcgggacGAAGCCCCGCcaccgagcactatt contains the following coding sequences:
- the LOC106076493 gene encoding protein HtrL-like isoform X1, with the translated sequence MVLEISATATFGRLKMWPISSFKKKALAALLVISLAASALLLLALQSYMSWQKNAEDSIYAMSWEGFGPERGLYNFTVVTAMLDIGRGNWSEQSRPYNTYLLYMQRMLRLDVNMVVFVEPKGKPFIEWMRRGREKRTHIAVTTLKDLPYYRYKDRMAEIMNSPEYKKNNELVAKKLCESYVPEYDILQLSKLYLINRTITENPFQTNFFIWLDGGYGHGEDIYPKNRLWFPKNLFEFADRATFLERTPGVKNLEEKQNILHKLSVNAMPGGFFAGGSKILSALYALQVQLVEEWMSSGIVDDDQTAYMLLYYKNPSMFRLVPADWFDVFKLFNSETS
- the LOC106076493 gene encoding protein HtrL-like isoform X2 codes for the protein MWPISSFKKKALAALLVISLAASALLLLALQSYMSWQKNAEDSIYAMSWEGFGPERGLYNFTVVTAMLDIGRGNWSEQSRPYNTYLLYMQRMLRLDVNMVVFVEPKGKPFIEWMRRGREKRTHIAVTTLKDLPYYRYKDRMAEIMNSPEYKKNNELVAKKLCESYVPEYDILQLSKLYLINRTITENPFQTNFFIWLDGGYGHGEDIYPKNRLWFPKNLFEFADRATFLERTPGVKNLEEKQNILHKLSVNAMPGGFFAGGSKILSALYALQVQLVEEWMSSGIVDDDQTAYMLLYYKNPSMFRLVPADWFDVFKLFNSETS